From the Deinococcus misasensis DSM 22328 genome, one window contains:
- a CDS encoding TerD family protein, translating to MAIQLQKGGNINLSKEAPNLRKARVGLGWDPRVTEGTEFDLDAMALLVGTNNRARGDADLVFYNNLSHQSGSVEHTGDNRSGVGDGDDESLVIELAKVPSYVDKIIISVSIHDARERFQNFGQVQNAFIRVVNEETDAEIVRYDLTEDASTETLMVFGEIYRYGTEWKFRAVGQGYREGLVAFLRNHGFNV from the coding sequence ATGGCCATTCAACTGCAAAAAGGCGGCAACATCAACCTCAGCAAAGAAGCCCCCAACCTGCGCAAAGCCCGCGTGGGTCTGGGCTGGGATCCACGTGTCACCGAAGGCACCGAATTTGACCTTGACGCGATGGCCTTGCTGGTGGGCACCAACAATCGGGCACGCGGCGATGCAGATCTGGTGTTTTACAACAACCTCTCCCACCAGAGCGGTTCTGTGGAGCACACGGGAGACAACCGCAGCGGAGTGGGCGATGGAGACGATGAAAGTCTGGTCATCGAACTGGCCAAAGTGCCCTCCTATGTGGACAAAATCATCATTTCGGTGAGCATCCACGATGCCAGAGAACGCTTCCAGAATTTTGGGCAGGTGCAAAATGCCTTCATTCGGGTGGTCAACGAAGAAACCGATGCAGAAATCGTGAGGTATGACCTCACTGAAGATGCCAGCACCGAAACCCTGATGGTGTTTGGAGAAATCTACCGTTATGGCACCGAATGGAAATTCCGTGCTGTGGGACAAGGGTACCGCGAAGGTCTGGTGGCTTTCTTGAGAAACC